The Flavipsychrobacter sp. genome contains the following window.
TGTTCCTAATTGGTACTTCAAACTACCTATAAGTATACTTGGGGGGTTGCTCATGATACGTATGTTTATTATTTATCATGACCACCAACATCATGCTATATTAAATAAGTCGGCCATTGCTAATGCTATTATGATCGTTTTTGGTGTATATATATTAGCACCTAGCAGTATATGGAAACGTTCTCACGATTATCATCACAGCCACAATTCAAAACTATTTAGTGCCAGTATAGGCTCCTACCCTATTGCTTCCAAAGCAAAGTTTGCTGCTATGAGCAAAAAGGAGCAAAAAATATACTTAGCTGTTCGTCATCCACTTACCATACTGTTTGGATATTTTTCCATGTTCATATTTGGCATGTGTATCAACTCTTTCATGAGTGCACCACGCAAGCATTATGATTCATTGATCTCTTTAATACTTCACTTTTCTATAAGTGCCTTACTAATTATCTTTCTAGGCTGGCAAGCGTGGTTTTTTGCCGTTGGCATACCTCATTTTATTGCTAGTTGTATGGGGGCTTATCTATTTTACGCTCAGCACAACTTCCCTACTACCACGTTTGCAGAGAATAAGGATTGGAAATATGAAAAGGCTGCGCTAGAATCGTCAAGTTATATGGTGATGTCTCCATTGATGAACTGGTTCACAGGTAATATCGGCTATCATCATATACACCACCTTAATGCTCGTATTCCATTCTACCGTTTACCAGAAGCCTACAAAGCTATACCTGAATTGCAGAACGCCAAAACAACCTCTTTGAAAATAAAGGATGTTATAGCTTGTTTTCGACTAAAGGTTTGGGATCCTGAACGTGACAAAATGGTCTCTCTTAAGGAAGCTTTTAGCTAATTGTAAAAATATTTTCTTTTCCTGTCCAGTTTCTTAATTAGTGTTCGTCTTCTATATACAAACATTGATTAACTAAACAATTAAAAGACAAAAACTATGAAAGAGTATTTATTGATCTTTAGAGGTGGAGACGGACGTGAGGCTAGATTGGACCCTGAAAAATGGGCTCAGCACATGGAGCTTTGGAAAAAATGGATGGGTGGACTTGCAGAAGCTGGTAAGTTTATTGGCGGTCAACCTCTGGTTGGTGATGGTAGAACCATGCATACTGTAGATAATATTACAGATGCCCCTTTTGCAGAAGGTAAAGAAGTGGTGAATGGTTACCTTATAATAAAAGGTAAAGATTATGACGAGGCTGTTGAGCTATCAAAAGGATGCCCAATATTTGAACATAATGGCATTGTAGAGGTAAGAGAAATCGCGAGCATGAACAATATGTAATAAACACATTATTATTATTTCAGCCTGCTATATGCAGGCTGTTTTGTTTAATATCACTAGCTTCAAGTCCATGTCTATTACTTCGGTACATTATATTATTGAAGAGCTTACTAAAAAAGAGTCTGGTAAAATAATAGCAGTTCTTACACGCGTATTTGGACCACATAATTTTGAATTGGCCGAAGATGTTTTTCAAGATGTATTGATCAAAGCTTTGGAAAGCTGGCAAGAGAAAGGTGTACCCGATAACCCTACAGCTTGGCTATATCGTGCCGCTAAGAATAGAGCAATAGACATGTTGCGGAAATATAGGCATGAATACACCTATGGTGATGATCATAATCCCCTACTCGATTCTGAATATACTGCCAATACTGTTTTAGAAGACTATTTCAAAGAGCATGAAATAAAAGATGATCAGCTAAGAATGATTTTTGCCTGCTGCCATCCAGATATTGCAAAAGAAGCTCAAACCGCTATGGTATTAAAGACGATAAGCGGATTTTCGATACCACAAATAGCCAAAGCCTTTATAACTTCCAAAGACACTATTGAGAAAAGACTTTACAGGGCAAGAAAAGCTTTTAGAGATGGGAAGGTTGCTTTTACAATACCCACAGGTGATGAGTTGATTGCTCGGCTGGAGAACGTACTTAAAACGATCTATCTTATTTTTAACGAGTCTTACAGTTCTTCCTATGATGATGAATTGATCAAGGAAAGTTTGGCTTTAGATACCATAAGGTTGTGCACGCTAATAGTAGAACATCCTTCTACATGTAGACCAGAGGCACGAGCATTGTTAGCACTTTGCTATTTTCATACCGCACGCATGCCCGGACGGATAAGTGCTAGTGGAGACCTGCTATTGATGAGTGAGCAAAACCGTTCACTTTGGAATAAGGACTTTATTGATGCAGGAATACATCAGCTAACATTAGCCGCTGAAGGTAGTAATATAAGCAGATACCATGTAGAAGCTGCAATAGCATACGAACACTGTAAAGCGGAAACTTACGATGCTACTGATTGGCGGATGATCTTAGAATATTACAATATCCTTCAACAAATTGAACCATCACCTATAATACTGCTTAATAGAGCTGTGGTGCTTAAAGAACTAGAAGGCGCAGCAAAAGCTATAGAAGTCATAAAGAGCATACCTGGTATTAATTACTTAGATAAATACTATTTGCTACACGCCATATTGGGCAAGTTGTATTCAGAAATAGGCAGCAAGATTGACGCCATCAAGCACTTTGAAAAGGCATTGTCTCTTGTGGTGTCTACAGCTGAAAGAAAACTGATCAATAAAGAACTAAAGGAATTGACAAGTTAGACATTTGTGCAACTTTTTCTTTACCTTTATTCTATGAGTCGTTCTTATGCAGATATGCCACTACACTACGGGAAAGTACCTCCATGGCTATATACACGCATGGGCAAACTAGGCAGTGCTATTGTAGATGCTGTTGTAATGGAATATGGTAAATCTGCACTTTTGCACAAAATGAGTGACCCTTTCTGGTTTCAATCTTTAGGTTGTGTGTTAGGGATGGATTGGCATTCTTCTGGTATTACTACCTCTGTATTAGGCGCATTAAAGCATACCGTAAATCAAAGGTCTAAAGAGCATGGTATTTATATCTGTGGTGGTAAAGGAAAGCACTCCAGAGCAACACCTACAGAGTTGATCAATATAGCAGAAAGAACAGGCTTAGACGGAAATGCACTTGTAAGAAGCAGTAAACTTTCGGCTAAAGTAGATAATACTGCTATTCAGGATGGCTATAATATCTACTTGCACTCTTTCATACTCAGCGATGAAGGTGAGTGGACGGTTATACAACAGGGAATGAATGATACTAATGGTATGGCGCGTCGCTACCATTGGCACTCCCCTTCACTACAATCTTATACAGAAACACCGCATACCTTCATTTATGGTCAAAATAAAGGACAAATATTAAACCTTACAGATAAGGCGGCAAAAGAAACCAAACAAAGCATACTGGACATAACAAAAGAGAAGCCGGAAATAATCCTAAAAGAAGCTAAGCGACTATTGATGCCTAGTCATCACGATGTGAAAGCCAAAGACGTAGACCTAAAAAGGTTAGGAAGCATACTAGCTATAGCACAAGAAGAAGAGTTAAGGGACATAGAATCTCTATTGCTTCTAAAAGGTGTAGGCCCACGTACTTTACAATCATTGACACTAGTTAGTGAAGTAATACATGGCACTCCTTCTCGGTTTAGCGATCCGGCTCGTTATTCTTTTGCACATGGTGGTAAAGATGGCCATCCCTTTCCTGTGCCTACTAAGGTATATGATGAATCTATAGCAATTCTGGATAGATCTATCAGGCTGGCCAAACTAGGGAATAATGATAAAAATGAAGCGATCAAAAAACTCCATTCATCTGCTAAACGCTTAGAGAAAGATTTTGTCCCCAATAGCAGGTTTGAAGAGTTGATAGAAAAAGAAAGAAAAGACTCCTGGAAATATGGCGGACGTACTGTTTTTGGTAAAGAGTTGCCTCCTAAAAACAAAACAGAACAACTTTCGTTGTTCTGAAATAAAATATATTAATTAGACTAAGCTATTTACTGATCTTGACCAAGCTTCTTTAGCATTTCACCATGTTTGGTGAGTGCTGTAATAAAGTTGGGTTGCTCATAGTATGGTAAGCCATGGTCTAATATTGTCTTTTTAACTATCGGCGCAATATCTACATAATGTATGTGGCAGATATTAGGAAACAGATGATGTTCTATCTGACGGTTTAGTCCACCTATGAACCACGACATGATCTTGCTCTTTGGAGAAAAATTAGCCGTATTTAATACTTGGTGTACAGCCCAGTTGTTTTCAATTTTTCTATCTCCACTTGGTAATGGGAATTCACAATCTTCCATTACGTGTGCCAATTGGAAAATAGCCGATAGTAAGAAACCTGCAACAAAATGCATAAGAACAAAACCTAGCACTACATAACCCCAAGACACCCCTGAAAATAATATCGGCAATACTATGATATATGCATAGTAAGCAAGTTTGTATAGGCTCAACTGGAACATGGTAATACCTAAAGATTTCTTCTCTTTTCTAAGCAAGCCTTTTTTGTGATAATCATATACCTGCTTGAAATCTTTAATGGTAGCCCATTGCAATGTAAGGAAGCAATATAAGATCCAAGCGTATATATGCTGGTATTTATACGCCTTATGTTTTGGTGCATGTGGCGAAAAGCGAAGCATACCGCCAGCTTCTATATCATCGTCCAAACCTTCAATATTCGTATAGGTATGGTGAAGAATATTGTGTTGCAATCTCCATGTTACATGGTAGCCACCTACAAGCGTAGCTATTCTACCAAGCATTGCGTTTAGAAACTTATTCTTAGAATAAGAACCGTGGTTGGCGTCATGCATAACAGAACATCCTATACCTACCATGCCTATCCCCATCAAAAACCAAAGACCGAAGTATATAAATAGTGAAGATGACGCTACTCCTGATACCATAATGCCATATGGTATTAAGTACATGAGAATAATTGCGATACTTTTCGTTACCATCTTGGTGTTACCGTTCTTCGCAATGTTATTATCTCTGAAGTAAGCTTCGATGTTCTTTTTTAGATCGTCGTAAAAACCCTCACCATTTCTTTTAGCAAAACGTACGATCTCTATTTTTCTATTTGTAGACAACTGGTATTCTTTTTTATTTGTGTGCAAAGGTACTCCTAAAATCAAATCCTACCTATAAATATTAAATAATAATTAACTCTCAAGCAAAAAAAACGTGTTGATAAGCATCAACACGTTTAAATAAATCAATATGTATAATTACATAGCATCTAGCTTCTCTTTCAACTCTTTTGCTTT
Protein-coding sequences here:
- a CDS encoding DUF763 domain-containing protein; protein product: MSRSYADMPLHYGKVPPWLYTRMGKLGSAIVDAVVMEYGKSALLHKMSDPFWFQSLGCVLGMDWHSSGITTSVLGALKHTVNQRSKEHGIYICGGKGKHSRATPTELINIAERTGLDGNALVRSSKLSAKVDNTAIQDGYNIYLHSFILSDEGEWTVIQQGMNDTNGMARRYHWHSPSLQSYTETPHTFIYGQNKGQILNLTDKAAKETKQSILDITKEKPEIILKEAKRLLMPSHHDVKAKDVDLKRLGSILAIAQEEELRDIESLLLLKGVGPRTLQSLTLVSEVIHGTPSRFSDPARYSFAHGGKDGHPFPVPTKVYDESIAILDRSIRLAKLGNNDKNEAIKKLHSSAKRLEKDFVPNSRFEELIEKERKDSWKYGGRTVFGKELPPKNKTEQLSLF
- a CDS encoding YciI family protein; this encodes MKEYLLIFRGGDGREARLDPEKWAQHMELWKKWMGGLAEAGKFIGGQPLVGDGRTMHTVDNITDAPFAEGKEVVNGYLIIKGKDYDEAVELSKGCPIFEHNGIVEVREIASMNNM
- a CDS encoding acyl-CoA desaturase, producing the protein MSTNRKIEIVRFAKRNGEGFYDDLKKNIEAYFRDNNIAKNGNTKMVTKSIAIILMYLIPYGIMVSGVASSSLFIYFGLWFLMGIGMVGIGCSVMHDANHGSYSKNKFLNAMLGRIATLVGGYHVTWRLQHNILHHTYTNIEGLDDDIEAGGMLRFSPHAPKHKAYKYQHIYAWILYCFLTLQWATIKDFKQVYDYHKKGLLRKEKKSLGITMFQLSLYKLAYYAYIIVLPILFSGVSWGYVVLGFVLMHFVAGFLLSAIFQLAHVMEDCEFPLPSGDRKIENNWAVHQVLNTANFSPKSKIMSWFIGGLNRQIEHHLFPNICHIHYVDIAPIVKKTILDHGLPYYEQPNFITALTKHGEMLKKLGQDQ
- a CDS encoding sigma-70 family RNA polymerase sigma factor; its protein translation is MSITSVHYIIEELTKKESGKIIAVLTRVFGPHNFELAEDVFQDVLIKALESWQEKGVPDNPTAWLYRAAKNRAIDMLRKYRHEYTYGDDHNPLLDSEYTANTVLEDYFKEHEIKDDQLRMIFACCHPDIAKEAQTAMVLKTISGFSIPQIAKAFITSKDTIEKRLYRARKAFRDGKVAFTIPTGDELIARLENVLKTIYLIFNESYSSSYDDELIKESLALDTIRLCTLIVEHPSTCRPEARALLALCYFHTARMPGRISASGDLLLMSEQNRSLWNKDFIDAGIHQLTLAAEGSNISRYHVEAAIAYEHCKAETYDATDWRMILEYYNILQQIEPSPIILLNRAVVLKELEGAAKAIEVIKSIPGINYLDKYYLLHAILGKLYSEIGSKIDAIKHFEKALSLVVSTAERKLINKELKELTS
- a CDS encoding fatty acid desaturase; this translates as MLEGKQLILATKQFAQENRTTSWVHLLSTLLLLVGTLLSTFFVPNWYFKLPISILGGLLMIRMFIIYHDHQHHAILNKSAIANAIMIVFGVYILAPSSIWKRSHDYHHSHNSKLFSASIGSYPIASKAKFAAMSKKEQKIYLAVRHPLTILFGYFSMFIFGMCINSFMSAPRKHYDSLISLILHFSISALLIIFLGWQAWFFAVGIPHFIASCMGAYLFYAQHNFPTTTFAENKDWKYEKAALESSSYMVMSPLMNWFTGNIGYHHIHHLNARIPFYRLPEAYKAIPELQNAKTTSLKIKDVIACFRLKVWDPERDKMVSLKEAFS